GGAGCTGGTGCGCTTCCCACCGGCCGACGCCATCCCCAGCGAGCGACAGAGGCAGGTGACGCGGAAGCTGTTCGGGCACCTGGAGCGCGGGGTGCTGCTGCACAGCAGCCGGCAGGGCGTGTTCGTCAAGCGGCTGTGCCAGGGCCGCGTGTTCTGCAGCGGCAACGCCGTGGTGTGCAAGGGCAGGCCCAACAAGCTGGAGCGCGACGAGGTGGTCCAGGTCTTCGACACCAGCCAGTTCTTCCGAGGTCTGTACCGTCGTCACCTTGCTGCCCCCATGTCTTAGAGATCATGCCTCCTATCTGTGTGCCATTTGCAGCTCAGGGTGGCCCTGTGGTCTCACGGAGGGATGTGGAGGAGCGAGGGGTGTGGTGTGGCAAGGAGGGGCTTCTTTCAATGGCACTCTGTCCTCTCCCACTGAGCGATCCTGGGGTGCTTCTCTGTGCTTCAACTTCCCCGTGTGTACAGTGGGGGGTGCAGAATCAGTACCCTCCTCAGGTGATTGTCGGGAGGGTAAAGGAACTTAACCTCATGTTCTTTGGAGTATGTTCTGTGGACAGACCCTGAGTGCTGGCTAGAGATGCAGAGTTTGAGGCCCTGCTCCAACCACAGGATTCAAAACAGTGTCTTAGTAAGGTCTCTGGGGACCTGTGTGCAGGTCATGAGATACGCTGACTTTCCGCACACTAAGTGCTCAGGATGGCAGCTGCATGCACTAAGCGCTGCCATCAGCTTTCATTATTCTGTGAGGAGGATGTGTAGGATCCCAGCCTGGGTGTCTCCTGGAGGGCTAGGATGGCGGCTCCCTTCTCCATGTTCCCATGCTCTCTGCTCCTCTCTCTGCAGCAGCCGGAGCTAGTGTCGGGTCTCAGCTGCCACTGGCCTGAGAACTCCCAGAGGAGGGGCCTGGAAGGGCAGGTGCGGTGGCATGTGTGAGCTCAGGTGCATAAGCCCTGAGGAATCCCTCTAATAAGGGGGTGTGAGGCCGGGGTTATCACCCCTGAGCAGGCAGCACGGCACGGCACGGAGGGGCGTCCTGCCACCTAGATTCCTGGGCCTGCCTCACATCCTCTGATTCCATGGGTCTGAGGCAGGGCcgaagattctgcatttctaatgaaCTCCCAGGGAAGGCAACTTGTGCTGGTCCACTGGCCCCACTTTGAGACCCTTTCAGTTGGCTATCAGAGAATCGGGTGAGGGCTGCAGCCCTCCCTGGGTGTCATCAGGTCGTGATTGCAAACTCAGTTGCCTCCAGGGGCCAGGCAGGCAAGAGCAATGCACGAATTCTCGAGAGATAAGAGGGAGCATTGAGCAGCTGTGCCCATGGAGAGGCGTTCAACTCAGGCCTTAAAATCCCGGCAACAACCTGGAATGGCCAAACCAACAGCTCCTTGCTTGGAATTTGGCCCAAGGGCCACCAGTTTGAGATCCCATGGTGCCCTGGCCTACATGCTGCAGTACCCCTGCTAAGCCCTGGGCCTCCTGATCCCCCAGCCCTGCTGCTGCGGGAGTTGGAGGTCATCTCGGCCTTGCTTGCAAACACCCTCTGCGTGTGTCATTCCAGAGCTGCAGCAGTTTTATAACAGCCAGGGCCGGCTTCCTGACGGCAGGGTGGTGCTGTGCTTTGGGGAAGAGTTTCCGGATATGGCCCCCTTGCGCTCCAAACTCATTCTCGTGCAGGTAAGTAtgggcaggttttttttttttttccaagatggagtcttgctctgttgcccaagctggagtgcaatggcatgaccttggctcactgcaacctccacctcccaggttcaagcgattctcctgcctcagcctcctgagttgctggcactacaggcctgtgccaccacgctcagctaattttttgtatttttagttgagatggggtttcaccaagttggtcgggatggtctcgacctcgtgatccgcctgcctcggcctcccaaagtgctgggattacaggcgtgagccaccacttcccGGCCGTATGGGCACCTTTGAGCCCTGTGTTCAGGTCTCCTGGCCCCCTCATGTAAGGATCAAGTTTTGGGCTGGAGAAGAGGTCACAAGAATGGAATTTCCACCTGTGTAGGAGGCAGGCCTGGGCAAGACCTTCAATATGGGGGAAACAGATTCTTGCCATCTCCGAGCCATCTTCTGGTGTCTGGGACGTGCAtaatccgtgtgtgtgtgtgttttctgcttttcttttttgttttttaaatctaagcCTCTTATCCAGAAAGATTCTACCTGTTCAATTGCCTGAAAGTCTAAGTGACAGATTAGGGCACTGCCAGCCCTTATTTCATGTGGTCAAAGGAATTAATCTTTAATGGTGGGATTCCGGGTGCTGGCTGTCCCAGCTGGGACAGTACTGGGGAGTATGGAACAGTGTTGGCAGGAGTACTGCTTACCCTTTCTTGGCATTCTGGCTCATTCACTTGGGACTCACGTGGCACTGGGGTCATCAGAGGACCTGGCTAGGGTCAAAGACAGTGCGCATCCCCTTTGGAGCCTCCGCCTCCACCTCTGACTTTCTGTACCTCCCATCTAGATTGAGCAGCTCTATGTCCGGCAGCTGGCAGAAGAGGCTGGGAAGAGCTGTGGAGCTGGCTCCGTGATGCAGGCCCCCGAGGAGCCGCCGCCAGACCAGGTCTTCCGGATGTTTCCAGATATTTGTGCCTCACACCAGAGACCGTTTTTCAGAGAAAACCAACAGATCACCGTCTAAGTGTGTCGCTTGGGTGCCCCACCCTGGCTGCATCCTGCATCCATCTCCCTATTGCAGTGGCCTGCATCATGATTAAAGGATGTGGATCCCTCTGTCTGGGGTGGGATGCCTTACTTTGCACTTAATTTAGTGAGGGCATTCTCGGAGGAGTAGACGTTTAATACAAAGTGGCGGCGTAGCCCTGCTGAGATGTCAGTGGTGGCCTGGATGCTGTAACCCCAACCTGTggctaaacattttattttctacattttccccTTCATTATCATTAGTTGCTGTGATTCTTTCTGCATTTTTGGTTAACTATCATTTCCAAAGACTTGTCATTCAGTAATATTAGCAGATAGCTGCTTTGAGTAAAGGAATTTGGAGTTTAAAAATCAACTCGTGAAAACAaggttgtttttgtctttatcttttgTTAGAATTATAGATTTATGATTTCATAGGCTTGATTctatatgaaatatctttttacttttatgcattttaataagatttaaaaatatttagatacaAACCCCCCTTTAATGAGTGCAAGAAAAACTCTTGACTTGttagaagaaagtatattctttCTAGAATTCGGTGCAGGAATATGTCTTCATATCCAGGCAAACGGGTGTATTTTTATCTTCAGACAATCCTTCTCCTCTGGGGCTTTGTTGCCAGGAAGATTagaactaaatttatttttttttcatttctgtaatgaAATCATCCCAGATACCTCTTGTCTTCTTTCCAAATGTTTTTcacatatgtttaaaatatttctactttgAATTGTCGGATTTTCCAtgtccttctttctcctttgtgcCCAGCCTGAGTCAGCACCATCCCACATTCAGAACCTCCCAGTGAAAGGGCAGGAAGGGGCCTCACCTGTCAGGCTTCATTTTGAGAAGGTGGAAGGTGTTGGGGTTTGGGAGACAGCTCATCCGATCTCCCAAGTCTCATGTGACATGGTGGATTTGTGACCGTGAGAGTTTCcggtttaaaatatgaaaaaccagTTTCGTTTTCCCAGCGCCATGCCTGTGGAGGTGACAGTCAGACCCAGAGGTCCTTTAGATGTGGATGAGCTCACAAGTGAATAGAGGAGAAGACCAGGGGATGTGCCTTTTCCGTTTTGTCCAACAAagcattatatttttaagaacGGCAGACCTGTTTGCTGAAGTGTTCGTAAGATAACAATAGGCTTGAATCTCCAATTCAAATGAATGTCAAAGCACATCTTTAATATGctgaatgaatatttatttttgcatccATTTACAGTATATTgatctcttttattctttgtgaaaataaaatgctcTTTTTTAAAACTGCTGTGTACTGTATTTTTTTCGTCACTGTCAAATACGATGCAATTCTCACCAGATTCTGGGTTCTGTAAAGGGGGAGTTACGACTGCAACGTGCAGGTTTAATTCAGTGCACTGGACTAAAACAATATTGCACTGGgattttaaggaatttttttttttttttttttttttttttgagacaatgtcttgtacctaggctggagtgcagcggtacgatctcggctcactgcaacttccacttcccaggttcaagcgattcttttttttttttgagacagaatctagctctgtcacccaggctggagtgcagtggcctgatctcagctcactgcaagctccacctcccgggttcatgccattctcctgcctcagcctcctgagtagctgggactacaggcgcctgccaccgcgcccagctagtttttgtattttttagtagagacggggtttcaccatgttagccgggatggtctcaatctcctgacctcgtgatccgcccatcttggcctcccaaagtgctgggattacaggcttgagccaccgcgccctgcctcaagcgattcttatgcctcagcctcccaagtagctgggattacaggcatgcgctaccacatctgccttatatatatatatattttagttagagttgggatttcaccattttgcccaggctggtcttgaacttctggcctcatgtgGTCTGCCCCAACCTCtcccccggcctcccaaagtgctgggtttacaggtgtgagccacctcacccaactcctgttttaaggattttttttttttccaacatatccctaaaacaacagcaaaaagataGGGAGACTTGGACGGATCGTATGGAATAAAAACGTTCTCCAGTGTTTTTATTCTGAATGGAGGCCTGTTTGGGTTTCTGTGAGCTGACGGATGAGTGTGTGGAAGGGTGTGGAGGAGGTGGGGTCTTGTGCTGATTTCACTCTCCTGGAGGCAGCTGGGGGTGATTTGTACGAGGCCTCCCTGGTTGGGTCGGCCACACGTGGCTGGGGTGTGCGTCCTATTTAAGCACATCTCGCTGTGCTAGGCCCTGAGGAGACAGCGAGTACATGAGGGACCAAGGCTGGCAGTCACAGAGATGACTTCCAGCCTAGTGGGGCATTGCCATCCATCAACACAACAAAACCCATCAATTCGGGGAGATGCGGGGCCGGCCAACCCAGGTGGAGAGACGTTCCCCAGCACGTCTCATCTGCAAGGCCATGTCTTGTCTCTCCTCTGCCCTCATACGAGCCCAGTGAGACTGGGCCTGTTCTTCATTTCTagcttacagatgaggaaactgaggcacaggctCATGCGTGTCTGACTGAGAGCCATCTATGTCCCAGGAGGACAGCTTAGCCTGAGAGGCTTCATGACCAGATCTTGCTGCCATCCTTGAACTGGGGGGCTTGCTAACACCCCACGCAAAAGGTCAGCAGCTGGGTCCGTCACTCACTGTCTTAGGGGTCTTTGCCATGAGTCACACTCACGTCCGCACACTGCAAGTAGGAATTTTGTTTACAAGCAAGCTCTTCTCCGTCCTGTGGATTCAGGGCCAAATGTGGAAAGTTGATATTGTCTGTTGTCTCCCCAGAGGTCAACGCTGTCGTGCAGACAGTCGACAAATCCTTCCAACTCCACTTCTTGCAGCAAGCTCGGGGAGAGGCGGGAGTGGGGAGCGTTTTcatttgcagaggaggaaatttGGGGACAGGATGCTTCTGTAAGAACTGTGGTTTCTAGAGAATGCTGTGAGGGCCCTGGATGTGAACTGACTTGAGATGCTGACCCCGCACTGGCCAGTTAGCTCTGGGCCCTGAAGGGAAGCTGGTGGGGATGGGCTGATGGGACATCCTGAAAAACAAGCCACCTCcacttttggtattttaaaaacgTTTTAAGAAGTTAAGATATTTCAACAATCCCTTTCTGAGTGATTGCCACTTAGTTCATTAACTTTTGCaaaatcccactttgggaggccaagacgggtgggtcacttgaggtcaggagttcgaaaccagcctggccaacatgatgaagctctgtctctatttaaaaaaaaaaaaaaaaaaaaaaattagccaggcatggtggcaggcacctgtaatcccagctacttgggaggttgagacaagaatcgcttgaacccagcggggtggaggttgcagtgagccgagatcatgccactgcactccagcctgggtgatagagtgagactccgtctcaaaaaaacatatgCAAAATCCATCTGGGACACAACATTTTTGCTTGCCGTCGTAATGTCCAGAAGCCTGGAAATGATGACCCCTGGGTCCCAGCATCCTCAGGATCCGCTGAGTCCTAGAAATCCTGAGAAAATCCTCCTGAAAGGGCTTCACCGGGCAGCCATCCATGCCTGCCACAGAGACACTTTCTCCCCATAAAGAAGCAACTGTGGGAATCAGGAAGAAATGGCTCCTGTGCGTGATTCAGACTCTCCATAATAGAAAGTTTTGCAATCCAATTACTCAGAAATGTTTAGAAATTCTGAAGAATAATCTATAATTAATGACTGTAATTTTAACAACCCAGTGGGCTGAGAGTGGGGGGTGGCGGTTTCTCCGTGGAAAATCTAGCTGCTTTTACTACACGTAGGAGGAGAACAACAAATGTCCTGGCCCCAGGGCACACCTGATCTCAGGCATTCCCTTCAAGCACACCATTCATTAACCTGTTAAAAGGCCTTGCTCATGGTAAGAAGCCCGTTTAacccagcatttcccaaacttatttgactCGATGTTTTGCCTTGCAGTGTGTCTGTGGACGAGAGGTGCCCACAAGTGTTCAGTCTTTTATCACAATCCAACTGGAACATCTCAGGAGTTGAGAAGAGTGTGGAcattatttctttcctattttctctgGGCTACTTTTCAGTCTGGATGGAGTCTGCCAGGGATGGGGATGGGCTTCAGTCTTCTCTTTTTATGTAATAAACTATTCCTAAACTTAGTGGTATAAAAAGCACTTTATTTTGTGGGTCAAAATTTAGACGGGGTACAGTGGTGTTTGGCTTTGCTCTGCTCTGCAATGTCTGGAATCTTAGCTGGGAACAGCCGAGAGTGACTTGAAGGCCTGCGGATAGAACCACCTAGAAGCTTTTTCATTCACATGTCTGGTGCTTGCTCTGGAAGGaggtgaggctgggcacagttggGATACTGATGAGAATGTTGACTTGTGGCTTCTCTATGGagcctgggcttcctcacagtaTGGCAGTGTCAGAGCAGTCCCATGGACAAAGGGGAAGCTGAACGGCTGTTTGTGACCCAGCCATCGCTGAACTGGACGAACAagccctcccaggttcaagaggaaTGGGCAGAAACACCACCTCTTGAGGAAGAAGCGTCCAGGAATTTGCAGCCATGCTTTCAACCTGCCATGGGAGCCCCGAAGCTTCTCCTTTGCTGCCATCCCACCTGCCTTTTATCCCCCTGGCCTCTCCTTGGGCATCCTGGCTCCTTTCTGCCCCTATTCCTTGAGTCCCAGGCAGATGGGCCTTTTCCGCACTTTGTCTTGGGAGTATGGCAGTGGACTTTGCCTACTTGAGAAGGGAGGCTTTTACTTGTCCATTTTGATGACCTCTCAGAGCAGGACTCTGACATGTTACTGGGTTCCAAAGACACCTCCCTGCCAGGGCCAGCATGCAACACAGGGTGCTTTTGAGTTCCAGTGAATTGGCTGCTGTGGCTGGAGCCTAGTGTGAAGTTTCCCCTTATCTGCCCATTCCTCATCCCTCAGGGCACACAGGTCACCTTTCCTCACCTTCTGCCTTCTCGTCCCCACCTCTAAGGCTCAGCCAAAGTTTCTTCATAAGAGCAAGAAAGATAATGAAAGAGCCCACCGTGGGTTGTGGTTTTTGTGGGGCCAGGAATGCCCAGTTTGAACCTCCAGTTCCACCACCTGTAGCCGAGTGAAAGAGGCTGGGTTATTCAGACgccccaagcctcagtttccccacttgttGTGAGGCTTGAGTGCTCTAACACATCAAGGCATcccagaacagtgcttggcagaGCCTCACAGTTTATCAGTGTGAGCTGTCGTTATTGGACAGTGGGGTGGATTCGGGTTTGGATTCCCCCAGgaacagagacagaaacaaaagGATTCATGGTAAGTGACGTAGGGGAGGTGATCTCAGAAGTgctgggaggggaaggggacCTGCGGCTCTAATGATGCCCCTGTGCTACAGGAGGCCTGGGATTTCTGAGGAATGCTGAGGCCCAAGCCCTGCAGAGCCAGCCCCAGGTTGTTAATGACCTGGCACTTTCCTCTTGCCTTGTGTGCAGGGGTGGGCTCAGGCGACGGAGAAGTCTCAGACACTGCGGCAGGTGCTGGCAGGGGGAGTCACAGCTGCATAAACTGggttggggtgggtggggtggggcgggtGAGGGGTTGTGTTTGCTGTGGAGAGGGCTTGTCAGGACTTTCAAGGAAAACGTGTGTAGTGGCCAGAACCACAAATGATCCAGGGTTTGCGTTCCAGCTCAGGGATCATTAGctgtgtgttttactttttttttttttttgagacggagtctcgctctgacgcccaggctggagtgcagtagcgcaatcttggctcactgcaagctccgcctcccgggtttacgccattctcctgcctcagcctcccgagtagctgggactacaggcacccgccacctcgcccggctagtttttttggtattttttaggagagacggggtttctccgtgttagccaggatggtctcgatctcctgaccttgtgatccgcccgtctcggcctcccaaagtgctggaattacaggcgtgagccaccatgcctggccagctgtGTGTGTTACTTAAACGttctgttcctcagtttctttatctgtaaaaaagGGGCAATAATGTTACCtcttgggaggattaaatgacttaataAGCATGGggagcttagaacagtgcctggcacgcagTACATACGAAGAAAGTGGATTTGCACGTATCATTaatgcctccctccctttctttcttcattgtttatttattattaaatagttATAAGTATAATTACAATAATTTATGTCAATGGACTATAATGTCAACAATTAAACAACTATAGGTAAGTATTTAATAATTagcaattataaaataatgtgatGCTAAATTAACTATAGAATTATATAGTGATAGAGTTGTTTGGTTATCTTTAATTATAAATGTAGTTATTTAATTTCACAGTTACGTGAATTATGGAAGTGAGGGTCTGATGGTATAACCATACAATTATTAGTCAACTTACCATAGTGGTATACATGTTTATCACACAGTTATTAAATAATTACAATGGAATGACTTATTTGCTCTCTGTGCGTGTGCAACGGCAAGGATGGCCACATCCCAACTCTATCCAGTCCCTGGCCCAGCGCCTGGGATTTGGTGGTGCTCTGTACACGCTTGCAGAGTGAGCAGCGGTGAGTGGACGCAGCGGGGTCGGGCTCTGGCAGTGAAGGTGGCCATGAACAGGAAGGGCTATAAGAGCACACAGACGTGAATGACATGGGGCTCCAGGAGGGGCAGGAAGGACTACAGAAGCAGTATTCCCCAAGTTACCTGCCACAGAAGAAGTGCTACAGAAATGGGACTTCCCTTCCCATCCTCTTCTCCTGATAAAAAACGGAAAACATAAGAGCGAGATCATGGGGCTTCTGTGAGGTCAAATGAGCGAACAAAGTCTTGCAGGAGAAGTCACTGTGAGAATCTCCCTCCTCTGTCTTCCAAGAGAACGTGGTTGTGAGCCTGCTCCTCCCTTCCTGGAGGGGTTGCTTCCTGCTGGGGAGAGGCTAAGTTGAACTCTAGGatcaagaaagggaaagaggcagagaaaggtgAGAAGGTGCTCCCATGGAGCGTCCGGGCAGTACCCGGCTGGCCCGAAGGAGGTGCAGATGTTTACAGATGTGGTGGCTTCTCCATGTGCATTCACCTCCTGGGTCTGAACTCGTGCAGATGGAGGGTCTGAGTTCATCTGAGGTTACACTTGTTTGCTGAGCTATGCTTTTTCAAGAGGCCATCCCTCTGAGACTGAGCCCCACGGCTCCTGGCTTTATATGAGTTACAAGCATCTACCAAGGCCTAGTACCTGATAGTtatctccctctccttttttctaaataataaggGCCAGGGGGAgttagaaacaaaaaggaaacctgaaaacaaaaatctctcagaAGGGATtctggctgtttgttttttttttaatttttaatgttttattaatgcTCATCTTCCCTGAAGAGGCTGTTTTCTTGGCgagcttctggagaggaaaatcACAGTGCGTGTGAGCAGCTCCAGATGTGAGCTCCTCATTCAGCGTTTCCCTTCCTGTAGCATCTGTGGAGCCTTCCTTCTGGCCTCTCTGCCCTCCGCGTCTAAAAGGAGACATTGAGCAATCCAGGCCAGTTCGAAATCCtaagcccagaaataaagtgaCTGTTGCTTTTGTGTCCTTGCACGTTTGCCCCGGCTCTCAGCAGAGGCAGAAGGTGATGTTTGGAGGAAGCAGATGGCCCGGTCTACTGTACATTTCAGAACATTTCAACTGCAAGGCTGGCTGGGGCTATTGCATCACTGAGCCAGATAGGGCTGCAGGGGAGAGGCAGGGACCCCTGGGGGTGGAACTGCTGGGTGGCAGGACGGGGTGGGGGAGCCGAGGGTGGTGTttggagaggagggggagaagcGGGAGACAGTTTGGGGAATGTGCCTGAATTCCCACCCAGGTTCCGTGTGGGCTGTTGCAAAGGGTGCACACGGGCTGAGAAGTCGGCTAGACCTGGGTTCCAATCCCGACTCCTTACTGacgagctgtgtgaccttggaaaatgACTTCTCTGTGAATTTCAGTATCCTTGACTATACATGATGGATTCTTCCCACATCACATGGATGTTGTGGGGACTCATTGTCCTGACCTCCTGGGgtgtttgtgaggattaaatgagaccatGCATGTGACATGCTTAGACAAGCGCCCTGCACACCGTAAGCCCTGGGTGCGTGTTCGCTGCTGGGAGGATTCTCATGACCGTGATGATGGGAGAACTCAGCACAGCCCTGGACGAGGAGTGTCGGTTCTCAACAACTGTGGCCGTTCGGGGTTGTTGGCTTGTACTCCCTCTTTGTAGAGGCCCCTCGCTGCTGGCTCAGGGCTGCTCCCGGGTGCAGTTTCGGTGGCAAGGCATTCAATCGTGTGGGCTGACTCGGGCGTGGTGAAAGCCAGCGGGCCCTCTGGACCCCGGCCTTGGTCCTCAGCCCTATTGGTTGTCCCCTCTGCCCCGGGATTGGTTGGCCCATGGGGAGGGGCTCTTTGCTAAGGATGGTCTCCCTAGCTCAGCAACAGAGGGACGCTTAACCACGCCACCACCTTCGTTTGACTGCCAGCATACCTGAGTGTTTGAGTCAGCCTCTCCTTGTGCCCCAGTGACATGGGCAGCAAATGTGGGAGGCTGCCCAGTGGGTGGGGATTCGATCAGACGGGGCAAAGAGATTTTTCGAAGGCCCTCTTCACTGACGTAGCTTACGACAGTGCTGGAGCGCCTGCCTGAGCAGACTGTGCTCTTAGCTTGTTTTGCCGAACACCTTCCTATCGTCCCAACATCCACCTGCTCTCCCAGGGAGACTGACCTCTTCTAGGGACCATGAGCAGCTTCCCCAACAGGT
The genomic region above belongs to Chlorocebus sabaeus isolate Y175 chromosome 5, mChlSab1.0.hap1, whole genome shotgun sequence and contains:
- the IRF8 gene encoding interferon regulatory factor 8 isoform X2 produces the protein MECGRSEIDELIKEPSVDDYMGMIKRSPSPPEACRSQLLPDWWAQQPSTGVSLVTGYTAYDAHHSAFSQMVISFYYGGKLVGQATTTCPEGCRLSLSQPGLPGTKLYGPEGLELVRFPPADAIPSERQRQVTRKLFGHLERGVLLHSSRQGVFVKRLCQGRVFCSGNAVVCKGRPNKLERDEVVQVFDTSQFFRELQQFYNSQGRLPDGRVVLCFGEEFPDMAPLRSKLILVQIEQLYVRQLAEEAGKSCGAGSVMQAPEEPPPDQVFRMFPDICASHQRPFFRENQQITV